In the genome of Sporanaerobacter acetigenes DSM 13106, the window GATCTTAAGGTAATAGCAAAAAACCTACTCAGATTAGATGATTTAAAAGGTGTGGCAATATTTCATAACCATCCAAGCGGAAATCCAACTCCTAGTATGGAGGATATATCAATGACAGATAAGGTTGCACAGATGTGTGAGGCCTTAGGGGTAGAGTTTCTGGACCATTATATAGTGGGAAAGGAAAGAATTTTATCTTTTAGCAAAGAAGTAAATAAATTTCAGAGTAAAAATTTTAGATATCAAGATATGGTTAAAAGCATGAAGAATGTTAGTGAGAAAGGCATAGACTACGATAATAATAGAGGAATAATGGATATTAAGAGAGGGGATGTCGTCAAGACATCCCTTTCTGATGCCACCATTGTACTAGAGGTAAAAGGAGAGGATGCACTATTATTTGACGGTAGACAATATATAGAAGCCCATGGAATACAAAGAGATGTCGAAAAGGTATTTTGGAATCAAGGACATTATTACGATACAATACCTAATGAAATATTCACTGAAAATAGAAAGGGTTATGAAGATATAAAGGATACCATTAATGATATTATAAATAGTAACTATCAGGACTTTGTAAAGACTCTGATTTCAATAGAAAAAGGAATTGTAGATGAATCAATTGTAGATGAGGTGTATAATAGATTTATGGACAATGATGGCATAAATCTTATTAATGATTATTTTGATGATGTGCTGTATGATTTGGAGCATGAGAATACTGTTGGGGAGCTCATTGATACTAATATTGTAGTAGAAAAACCTATAATAAAAGAAAAGATAGGCAAATTAGAAAGAGCATCTCTATTAAATGAATTAAAAGCTAATGTCAAGTTATCAAATGAACATAAGAATGAGAAAGGCTTTAAAAAAGATGGAGTAGAATTATAGAATATACCCCATGGTAGGACTGATAGGTCTTATCATGGGGTCTTTTTTTATGTGGATAAGCTAGGAAAGATATGGTATAATTAAAAACATAAAATAAGTACGTATATACATATTAAAGGTATGGATATATTAATTTTAATATAATATTAAGTGGAGGTTAATAATGGGATTTAGTTATAATAAGCTATGGAAATTGCTAATAGACAATGATATGAATAAGACAGATTTAAAAAAGGCAATATCAACCACACCTTCTACAATGTCTAGACTTAGCAAAAATGAGCATGTAAGTATGGATATTCTTGGAAGGATATGT includes:
- a CDS encoding JAB domain-containing protein yields the protein MNSLYEQFNCRTKEELYEKVKNEDLQVKPLLDFIEFAKADIRNKNKAIKSPDIFVDYVKSTTMPTKDTGTIIFVDTKNQPVFLKRTRLSRKNDIKETLKEGLIAGGTRAFIAFSEDTPNNRISQLQSTFENIGIKIIDSLGYNKDKDVFISTSIGCSFYASNSYEIINDGNDEYLKDDFSFKEEYTDFSSYFAKNEIIGLNIIDEIDSIKEKLKIGFQHYHQEVFGIIAYDNDEKVILAEELFKGGTDSSIVDLKVIAKNLLRLDDLKGVAIFHNHPSGNPTPSMEDISMTDKVAQMCEALGVEFLDHYIVGKERILSFSKEVNKFQSKNFRYQDMVKSMKNVSEKGIDYDNNRGIMDIKRGDVVKTSLSDATIVLEVKGEDALLFDGRQYIEAHGIQRDVEKVFWNQGHYYDTIPNEIFTENRKGYEDIKDTINDIINSNYQDFVKTLISIEKGIVDESIVDEVYNRFMDNDGINLINDYFDDVLYDLEHENTVGELIDTNIVVEKPIIKEKIGKLERASLLNELKANVKLSNEHKNEKGFKKDGVEL
- a CDS encoding helix-turn-helix domain-containing protein, producing MGFSYNKLWKLLIDNDMNKTDLKKAISTTPSTMSRLSKNEHVSMDILGRICEYFNCDIGDIVEYVFERKDKK